TCCTGCACCTTTTCCCAGAACGTGTCATAGGCGCGCCCGTCGTAGTACACGCCGTTGGTGTGGCCGTTGATCAGCGCGCCCTTGAAGCCCAACTCCCTGACGCAGCGTTCCAGTTCGGCGGCGGCGACCCGGGGATCGTGCATGGGTATGGTGGCGAAGGCGCCATAGCGCGTCGGGTGGCGGGCCACCTGCTGGACCAGGAAATCGTTGTTCTCGCGGGCGCGGCGCAACGCCACGGCGGCGTCGGGCTCGGCCTGCACGCCCGGCCCGGTCTGCGACAGGATGACGTAGTCGATGCCGCCCCGGTCCATCTCGCCCAGCCGGACTTCGTCGAAGTCCACCAGCCGCGCGGCCAGGTCGGCCAGCACCGTTGGATCGATGTGCTGCGCGAAGCTCTTTGAATAGTCTTTGAATCCGACCGCGGTGTAGTGTTCCTCGAACGCGATCTTGCGTACTTTGCTCATTCCCCTGCTCCCAGTTTGGTGGCCCGGGTCCTACCCGGCCACGGCGCGTCAGCATTATTTATCAGCACACTGACTATTAATCCGGAAAAACCGGAATCACGCGCAACTGCCTTCTCATAGGGAAAAGCGCCGCGACGGCTTCCGGATTTAGGTCAGTATACTGATTTTATAGTCAGCGTACTGACAAATAGGGGAAATCCCGGAGCCCGAAAAAAAGGCCGCCACGGCGGCCTCGCGGGCGGGCGGCGCTCAGCCTGCCCTGTCCAGGTCGGCGGGCGTGTCGATATCGAGCAACACGCCTGGATCCTCCACCTCGACCAGGCGCAGACCCGGTTGCCCGAGCAATCGCCGCGCGCCCTCGTCCGCGCTCAACAGCGCCAGCCGAGGCAGCAGGTCCGCGCGGAATCCCACGGGATGGCCGCGCTGTCCCCGATGCGACGGCGCCGCCATCGGCGCATGTTGCAGCGCATCCAGCACGTCCGCCATGCTGGCGTGGCGAATCCAGGGCATGTCCGCCAGCGCCACCAGCACCGCGCGCGGCGTGCCGGGCAGGGCCAGCAAATGCCGCGCCGCCGTCGCCAGGCTGGTCCCCATGCCCTCGCCCGCCGGATCCGCCTCGATCACCCGGCAATCTTCCGCCCGCAGCAGCGCCGCCAGCGCCGCGTTGCCCGGGCGCACCACGGCGACGACGCTGTCCACGGCCGCCCGAAGCCGGCGCGCGCTGGCCACGGCCACGCACGGGCCCTGTGGCAAGGATGCCAGCAGCTTGTCGGCGCCCGGCCGCTGCGCGGCGTAGCGCGAGCCCTGCCCCGCCGCCAGCAGGATGCCGGCACTTGGGGACGCCAGGTAGGGGTAGACACTAGGGACATTCGACATGATCATCAGTATAGTGAATATAAGCCGGGGCAGCGCCACGGCCCTTGCCTGCGAGAAGCCGATGAACGCTCTGGATCTGGACGTATTGCAACATGCCCGCGACTGGGTGGCCGCTGGCCGCCGCGCGCACCTGGTGACGGTAGTGCAGACCTGGGGCTCGGCGCCCCGCCAGGCGGGCGCCATGCTGGCCTTGCGCGACGACGGCCGCATGGTCGGCTCGGTGTCCGGCGGCTGTATCGAGGACGACCTGATGCGCCGCGCGCGCGAAGGCGCGCTCGCGGACGCTCCCGCGCGCCTGACCTACGGCGTCACCCGCGACGAGGCCGCGCGCTTCGGCCTGCCTTGCGGCGGCACGCTGCGCCTGATCAGCGAACCGTTGCGCGACACGCAATGGCTCGACCTCGTGCTGGAATCGATTCGCGGCCATCGCCTGATCCAGCGCACGGTGGACCTTCACGATGGCGCCAGCTCGGTGTCGCCCGCCGGTCCGGCCGACGGCCCGGATTTCGACGGACGCATCTTTCGCAGCGTGTACGGGCCGCGCTGGCGGCTGCTGATCATCGGCGCCAACCAGACCGCCCAGGTGCTCGCCAGCGTGGCCGCCACGCTCGATTTCCACGTCACGGTATGCGACCCGCGCGAGGAGTTCCACGGCGACTGGAACTCGTCCCAGGCGACCCTGCTCACCCGCATGCCCGACGACGCGGTGCTGGAGATCGGCACGGACGAACGCACCGCCATCGTGGCCGTCACCCATGACCCCAAGCTCGACGACATGGCCCTGCTGGAAGCGCTGAAATCCCCCGCGTTCTACGTGGGCGCGCTGGGGTCGCGCGCCAACCAGCAAAAGCGCCGCGAGCGGCTGCGGCTGTTCGACCTGGACGAGAGCCAGATCGAACGCCTGCATGGCCCGGTGGGCCTGCGCATCGCGAGCAAGACGCCGGCCGAGATCGCGGTGGCGATCGCCGCCGAACTGATCTGGGTCCGCAACACGCTGGGCGGCGCCGAAGCCGCCTACAAGCCCTCGCAAGCCAGCGCGCGCCAGGGCTGAGCAGGGCTGCCGGCCCCTGCCCCGCGCGGGCCCGGCCTACATGGGCTTGAGCGTGGTGCGGCTGTACTGATTGTTGGCCTCCACCAGGGTGGACAGCAGCTTCATGAAGATTTCCTGGTTGCGCGTGGACAGCGGCTCCAGCAGGCGCTGCTGGGCGCGCGCCATGCCTTCCTGCAGCAACCCCATGATGCGCAGCCCTTCCTGGGTGATGACCGCCTGGCGCGAACGCTTGTCGTTGGGATTGGTGCGCCGCTCCACCAGGCCGCGTTCCTGCAGGCGCTTGACCACGTCAGCCGTGGTGGTGCGGTCCAGTCCCAGCTCCATGCCGATGGCGGTCTGGTCCAGCCAGGGGCTGAGCGACAGCGCGGTCAGCACGCCGTATTGCACCGGCGTCACGTTCTGCGTCTTGCATTCCTCGTAGAACATGGCGTAGTGGATCTGGTTCAGGCGTCGCACCAGATAGCCGGGGCGCGACCACAGCACCTGTTTGGCCGGATCGAAAATCTTGCTGTCTGTCTTCTGAGTTGCGACGCGCTTCTGGGACGTCGTCTTTTTCTGTACATCCGGCACGTTGAGGCAGCTCCAATTTAGTTAGTGCACTGAGGATAATACCACCGGCCATCGCCTGTCGAGCGCCGCGAGCCGGACGCTTGTGCCAGATCAACGCCTGCCCGCGCAGGGCAAGAGCAGCCTAGCGCGCCTGCTTCGCCAGATATTCCTTCAGGACCTGCACCAGCGCCATCGCCGCCGGCGACAGGCTGCGGCCGCGCGAGGTGACCAGCCCGATCGAGCGCTCGGCCACCGGCCCGATCAGCGGACGCTGCACGATGCCGTTCTGCGCCACCGCGCCGGCCGCGATCTCGGGCAACGCCGCCACGCCGAAACCGCACTCCACCATGGAAACGATGGTGGTCAGGTGCTCGGCCTCGAAAGCTGGCGTGAAGCGGATGCGGTTCTGCAGGAAAGCCCATTCGGTGTACTGGCGCACGCTGCTCGGATGCACCATGGACACGTGCTCGGCGCCGGCCGTGTCGGCCCAGCGCAGCGGGCCGCGCGCCTTGGCCAGCGGATGCGCCTCGGGGATCAGCAGCAGGAAGCTGTCGGACATCAGCGGCACGTAGTGCAGGTCGGCCTGCTGCGGATCGGCCGCCGTCAGCGCGAAGTCCACCTCGCCGGCGCGCACCAGGTCAAAGGCCGGGCCGGACAGCGTGTCGCGCACTTTCAACGCCACCTGCGGATGGGCCTGGCGATACGCCATCAGCACGCGCGGCAGCAGGCGCGCGGCCAGCGACGGCAGCGCCGCCACCGACACCTGCCCCTGCTCCACGCTGGCGATGCCGCTGACGGCGGCGATGGCGTCGCGGAACGCCGCCTGCAGCGAGGCGGCCTGCTGCATGAAGACCTCGCCCGCCGCCGTCAGGCGCACGGTGCGCGTGGTGCGGTCGAACAGGCGCACGCCCAGCGCGTCCTCGATGCGCTGCACCTGGGTCGACAGCGCCGACTGCGACAGGTGCAGCTGCGCTGCCGCCTGCCGGAAGTTCAGCGTGCGCCCCAGCACCAGCGTGGTGTCGATGTCGCGCATCGACAGGTTGATCTGCATGTCCGCCCTCGCCCAGCCCATTGATCGAATATAAAGATCATTCTATCCAAAAAATCTGATTCATCAATCAAACAAGCTTCTCTACACTCGGCCCCCATCGCAGTGGCGCAAACGGCGCCAGGACAGACCAGGAGCAAACCATGCAGACAGACGCCAAGGCGCTGCCCAATCCGGGCGCGGCGCATGCGGTGGTGGTGGGCGGCGGCACCATGGGGGCCGACGTGGCCGTGGTGCTGACACGCGCGTCGTGCCGCACGACAGTGATCGAATCCAACCCGGACCGCGCCGCCGCACTGCCGCAACGGGTCGGCGAGAACCTGGCCCAGATCGGCCGCGAGGCCAACCTGCCGCGCCTGGCCGTGGCGGCCAGCCTGGACCAGGTGGACTGGGCCAGCGTCGATCTGGTGATCGAGTGCATTCCCGAACGGCTCGACATCAAGCAGGCCCTGTTCGCCGACCTGGCGCGCCGCGCGCGCCCCGACGCCATCCTGGCCAGCAACAGCTCCAGCTTCCCGATCAGCGCCATCGGCCAGGGACTGGACACGCGCGAGCGCATGCTGGGCCTGCACTTCTTCATGCCGGCGCACCTGGTGCCGCTGGTGGAAGTGGTGATGGCCGACACCAGCGACGAAGCCAGCGCCGACGCGCTGATCGCCTTCATGAAGCGCTGCGGCAGCGTGCCGGTGAAGGTGCGACAGGACCTGCCGGGCTTCCTGGCCAACCGCCTGCAGCACGCGCTGTCGCGCGAGGCCTTCGACCTGATCGATCGCGGCATCGCCTCGCCCGAGGACGTGGACGCGGCGGTGCGCTTCGGCTTCGGCTTCCGCTTCCTGGCGGCCGGCCCGGTCATGCAGCGCGACCATGCCGGCATCGAAGTGCACGCGGCCGCCGGCGCCACCATGTACCCCACGTTCTGCAACGCGGACCGCCCCGCGCGCTGCCTGGCCGAGCGCGCCGCCGATGGCCGCCACGGCATGAAGACCGGCGAAGGCTTCTACGCCTGGACGCCCGAGACCATCGCCGCCGAGCGCGCGCGCTACGACCGGCTGCTGCGCGCCGGCCTGGACCTGATCGCGCCCGAACTGCCGGAGATCCAGCCATGACCCACGCCGCCGATCCCAGGCCGCAGGCGCCGCGCCTGCCGCTGGCCGAATCCCCCGTCATCATCACCGTGGCGCCCAACGGCGCCTACAAGCAGGCCGCCGACCATCCCGCCGTGCCGATGACGGCCGAGGCGCTGGGCCGCGAGGCGCGCGCCTGCCTGGACGCCGGCGCGGCCATGATGCACATGCATGTGCGCCGCCCGGACGGACGCCACCTGCTGGACGCCCAGGCCTATCGCGACGCGCTGGCCGCCGTGCGCAAGGCGGTGGGCGACGAGCTGCTGGTGCAGGTGACCAGCGAGGCCGCCGGCGTCTATCGCGCCGCCGAACAGATGGCGATGGTGCGCGAACTGGCGCCCGAGGCCGTCTCGATCGGACTGCGCGAGATCGCCGTGCCCGAGATCCCGGAAGGCGAGCTGGCGGCCTTCCTGGCCTGGCTGGCCGAGCGCCGCGTGCTGACCCAGATCATCCTGTACGACGACGCCGACGTGCGCCGCTGGCAGGCGCTGCGCCAGCGCGGACTGGCGCCGGCCGGCGCCTGGTCGGTGCTGTTCGTGCTGGGCCGCTACAGCGCGGGGCAGACCTCGTCCGCCCACGATCTGCTGCCCTTTCTGGCCGCCAGCGACCATGCGCTGCCCTGGGCCGTCTGCGCTTTCGGACCAGAGGAGAACGCCTGCGTCACGACCGCGGCGGCTTTCGGCGGCCACATGCGCGTAGGCTTCGAGAACAACCTGAAGCTGCGCGACGGCGCCATCGCGCCGGACAACGCCGCGCTGGTGCGGCAGGCGGCCGAAGGCGCGCGCGCCCTGGGCCGTCCGCTGGCCAACGCGGCCGACGCGCGCCGGATCTACGGCGCCATCGCCTGATCAAGCGCCGGCGCGGCGAGGCCGGATCGCGGTTTCGCCGTGCCGCAACATTGACGGCCTGAAAGGGCTTCTGCTAAAAACTTCGACATCCGCACGTTCAACGCAATACCCCGACTGCAATGGTGAGGTGGTGTGTGTCAAACGAATCTGACGGCTATACCAAGCCCCAGGAGTTGCGAAGTTTCCTGTTCCTGACCGCGGTCATGGCGCCCGTCCTGTCGGTGCTGATCGTCGCGGGCTATGGTTTCATCGTCTGGTTCTACCAGCTCTTCGCCGGTCCCCCGGGCAGCTGATGGAGCCTGCCGCCTCCTGTAGCAGGGCCGAACGGCCCGGCTCCCCTTCCCCTGAACTGCATATCGCCAGCCTGGTGGTGCACGCCGCGCCGCGCCGGCTGGACGAGGTGCGCCGCGCGATCCTCGCCCTTCCCGGCGCGGACATCCATGGCGCCTCCGACACCGGCAAGCTGGTGGTCACCCTGGAAGCTCCCTCCACCGACGACATGATGGCGCAGATCTCCACGATCCAGCGCCTGGACGGCGTGCTGGCGTCGGCGCTGGTCTATCAGCACGCCGACACGCTGGACGCGATGAACGAGGAGATCGACGATGGCAATGGCCCGTAGGGATTTCATCAAGCAGTCCGCCGCCGCCGCGGCCGCCACCGTGGCCGGCATTCCCATCGTCGGCTACGCGCAGAACATCGTGACCGAGTCCGAGGCGGCCAAGCTGAAGTGGTCCAAGGCGCCCTGCAGGTTCTGCGGCACCGGCTGCGGGGTCAACGTGGCCGTGAAAGACAACCAGGTCGTGGCCACGCATGGCGATTTCAACGCCGAGGTCAACAAGGGCCTGAACTGCGTCAAGGGCTACTTCCTGTCCAAGATCATGTACGGCAAGGACCGGCTCACCACGCCACTGCTGCGCATGAAGGACGGCAAGTACGCCAAGGATGGCGAATTCGCGCCGGTATCCTGGGACCAGGCCTTCGACGTGATGGCCGAGCAGTTCAAGCGGGTGCTCAAGGACAAGGGCCCGACGGCCGTAGGCATGTTCGGCTCGGGCCAATGGACCATCTGGGAAGGCTACGCTGCGCTCAAGCTGATGAAGGCGGGCTTTCGCTCGAACAACCTGGATCCGAACGCGCGCCACTGCATGGCTTCGGCGGCGGTGGGCTTCATGCGCACCTTCGGCGCCGACGAGCCCATGGGCTGCTATGACGACATCGAGAACGCCGACGCCTTCGTGCTGTGGGGTTCGAACATGGCCGAGATGCATCCCATCCTGTGGACCCGCGTGACCGACCGCCGTCTGTCCGCGCCCGGAACCAAGGTGGCGGTGCTGTCCACGTTCGAGCACCGGTCCTATGAACTGGCGGACCTGACGCTGACGTTCACGCCGCAGACCGACCTGGCGATCCTGAACTACATCGCCAACCACATCATCCAGACCAAGCGGGTCAACCGCGAATTCGTCGACAAGCACACGGTCTTCCGCGAGGGCAACACCGACATCGGCTACGGCCTGCGGCCCGATCATCCGCTGCAGAAGGCGGCCAGGAACGCCGGCGACGCGGGCGGCTCCAAGCCCATCACCTTCGACGACTTCGCCCGCTTCGTCGCCAAGTACGACCTGGAATACACGTCCAAGCTGTCCGGCGTGCCGAAAAAGCAGCTGCAGGACCTGGCCGAGCTATACGCCGATCCCAAGGTGCGCGTGACGTCCTTCTGGACCATGGGCTTCAACCAGCACACCCGTGGCGTGTGGGCCAACAACATGGTCTACAACATCCACCTGCTGACCGGCAAGATCTCCACGCCGGGCAACAGCCCGTTCTCGCTGACGGGCCAGCCCTCGGCCTGCGGCACCGCGCGCGAGGTCGGCACGTTCTCGCATCGCCTGCCGGCCGACCTGGTGGTCACCAACCCCAAGCACCGCGCCCACGCCGAGGAGCTGTGGCAATTGCCCGAGGGCACGATTCCGGACAAGGTGGGCGCGCACGCGGTGCTGCAGAACCGCATGCTCAAGGACGGCCAGATCAACGCCTACTGGGTGATGGTCAACAACAACATCCAGGCCGCCGCCAACCTCATGAACGAAGGCCTGCCCGGCTATCGCAACCCGGACAACTTCATCGTGGTGTCGGACGCGTATCCCACCGTCACCACGCTGTCGGCCGACCT
The Achromobacter sp. AONIH1 DNA segment above includes these coding regions:
- a CDS encoding XdhC family protein; this encodes MNALDLDVLQHARDWVAAGRRAHLVTVVQTWGSAPRQAGAMLALRDDGRMVGSVSGGCIEDDLMRRAREGALADAPARLTYGVTRDEAARFGLPCGGTLRLISEPLRDTQWLDLVLESIRGHRLIQRTVDLHDGASSVSPAGPADGPDFDGRIFRSVYGPRWRLLIIGANQTAQVLASVAATLDFHVTVCDPREEFHGDWNSSQATLLTRMPDDAVLEIGTDERTAIVAVTHDPKLDDMALLEALKSPAFYVGALGSRANQQKRRERLRLFDLDESQIERLHGPVGLRIASKTPAEIAVAIAAELIWVRNTLGGAEAAYKPSQASARQG
- a CDS encoding 3-hydroxyacyl-CoA dehydrogenase family protein, with protein sequence MQTDAKALPNPGAAHAVVVGGGTMGADVAVVLTRASCRTTVIESNPDRAAALPQRVGENLAQIGREANLPRLAVAASLDQVDWASVDLVIECIPERLDIKQALFADLARRARPDAILASNSSSFPISAIGQGLDTRERMLGLHFFMPAHLVPLVEVVMADTSDEASADALIAFMKRCGSVPVKVRQDLPGFLANRLQHALSREAFDLIDRGIASPEDVDAAVRFGFGFRFLAAGPVMQRDHAGIEVHAAAGATMYPTFCNADRPARCLAERAADGRHGMKTGEGFYAWTPETIAAERARYDRLLRAGLDLIAPELPEIQP
- a CDS encoding LysR family transcriptional regulator, coding for MQINLSMRDIDTTLVLGRTLNFRQAAAQLHLSQSALSTQVQRIEDALGVRLFDRTTRTVRLTAAGEVFMQQAASLQAAFRDAIAAVSGIASVEQGQVSVAALPSLAARLLPRVLMAYRQAHPQVALKVRDTLSGPAFDLVRAGEVDFALTAADPQQADLHYVPLMSDSFLLLIPEAHPLAKARGPLRWADTAGAEHVSMVHPSSVRQYTEWAFLQNRIRFTPAFEAEHLTTIVSMVECGFGVAALPEIAAGAVAQNGIVQRPLIGPVAERSIGLVTSRGRSLSPAAMALVQVLKEYLAKQAR
- a CDS encoding chaperone NapD, whose amino-acid sequence is MEPAASCSRAERPGSPSPELHIASLVVHAAPRRLDEVRRAILALPGADIHGASDTGKLVVTLEAPSTDDMMAQISTIQRLDGVLASALVYQHADTLDAMNEEIDDGNGP
- the napE gene encoding periplasmic nitrate reductase, NapE protein, producing MVRWCVSNESDGYTKPQELRSFLFLTAVMAPVLSVLIVAGYGFIVWFYQLFAGPPGS
- a CDS encoding MarR family winged helix-turn-helix transcriptional regulator, producing the protein MFDPAKQVLWSRPGYLVRRLNQIHYAMFYEECKTQNVTPVQYGVLTALSLSPWLDQTAIGMELGLDRTTTADVVKRLQERGLVERRTNPNDKRSRQAVITQEGLRIMGLLQEGMARAQQRLLEPLSTRNQEIFMKLLSTLVEANNQYSRTTLKPM
- the napA gene encoding periplasmic nitrate reductase subunit alpha, encoding MAMARRDFIKQSAAAAAATVAGIPIVGYAQNIVTESEAAKLKWSKAPCRFCGTGCGVNVAVKDNQVVATHGDFNAEVNKGLNCVKGYFLSKIMYGKDRLTTPLLRMKDGKYAKDGEFAPVSWDQAFDVMAEQFKRVLKDKGPTAVGMFGSGQWTIWEGYAALKLMKAGFRSNNLDPNARHCMASAAVGFMRTFGADEPMGCYDDIENADAFVLWGSNMAEMHPILWTRVTDRRLSAPGTKVAVLSTFEHRSYELADLTLTFTPQTDLAILNYIANHIIQTKRVNREFVDKHTVFREGNTDIGYGLRPDHPLQKAARNAGDAGGSKPITFDDFARFVAKYDLEYTSKLSGVPKKQLQDLAELYADPKVRVTSFWTMGFNQHTRGVWANNMVYNIHLLTGKISTPGNSPFSLTGQPSACGTAREVGTFSHRLPADLVVTNPKHRAHAEELWQLPEGTIPDKVGAHAVLQNRMLKDGQINAYWVMVNNNIQAAANLMNEGLPGYRNPDNFIVVSDAYPTVTTLSADLILPAAMWVEKEGAYGNAERRTQFWHQLVNAPGEARSDLWQLMEFAKRFKIEEVWPADLLARKPEYRGKTLFDVLYANGKVNRYPNSERDKDYANQEADAFGFYAQKGLFEEYAEFGRGHGHDLAPFDTYHETRGLRWPVVKGKETLWRYREGSDPYVKPGAGFEFYGNPDGRAVIFALPYEPPPESPDKEYPFWLSTGRVLEHWHSGSMTRRVPELYRAFPNAVCFMHPDDAQAMGLRRGVEVEIISRRGKMRTRLETRGRDKPPRGLVFVPWFDAGQLINKVTLDATDPISFQTDFKKCAVKIVKV
- a CDS encoding 3-keto-5-aminohexanoate cleavage protein — translated: MTHAADPRPQAPRLPLAESPVIITVAPNGAYKQAADHPAVPMTAEALGREARACLDAGAAMMHMHVRRPDGRHLLDAQAYRDALAAVRKAVGDELLVQVTSEAAGVYRAAEQMAMVRELAPEAVSIGLREIAVPEIPEGELAAFLAWLAERRVLTQIILYDDADVRRWQALRQRGLAPAGAWSVLFVLGRYSAGQTSSAHDLLPFLAASDHALPWAVCAFGPEENACVTTAAAFGGHMRVGFENNLKLRDGAIAPDNAALVRQAAEGARALGRPLANAADARRIYGAIA
- a CDS encoding NTP transferase domain-containing protein; the encoded protein is MSNVPSVYPYLASPSAGILLAAGQGSRYAAQRPGADKLLASLPQGPCVAVASARRLRAAVDSVVAVVRPGNAALAALLRAEDCRVIEADPAGEGMGTSLATAARHLLALPGTPRAVLVALADMPWIRHASMADVLDALQHAPMAAPSHRGQRGHPVGFRADLLPRLALLSADEGARRLLGQPGLRLVEVEDPGVLLDIDTPADLDRAG